The window AATCGGGCGATACGAATAAGAGTCCACCCCATGCTGATCGACGAAGAATTGACCCTGAAAAAACTCGAGGTGTTCCTGGCGTTCATGCGCACCGGCAATCTTGCGCGGGCGGCGGCCGAGTTGCAGACCAGCAACGTCAGCGTACACCGGGCCATTCACTCGTTGGAAAGCGCCTTGCGTTGCCCGTTGTTCAAGCACGAGGGCCGCAACCTCACCCCCCTGGAAAGCGCTTACGTGCTGGAAGAACGCACACAGAAGCTGATCCAGGACGTGATCGAAAGCGTGCGCCTGACCCGTGAAGCCGCCGGGTTTTCCGCGGAGCGGTTCAAGCTCGGCTCGCTGTATTCACTGACGGTCAAGACCGTGCCGCAGTTGATCATGGGCCTGAAAATCCGCCGCAGCGAACTGAACATCGACCTGATCCTGGGCTCGAACATCGACCTGCTGTACAAGCTCAAGAACATGGAGGTGGACGCCATCCTGATCTCCCTGGACGACAGCGTGAACGACCCTGACTGCGAGCATATCGAGCTGTTTTCAGACGACATTTTTCTCGCCACGCCAGCCGATTCAGCCTTCGCCCAACGCAGTGAAGTGGACCTGGCCGAAGTGTGCAACGAAACCTTCATCACCCTCACCCAGGGCTTCGCCACTCATCAGGATGGTAATCGAGTGTTCAAGCAGGCGGGGTTCGAGCCGAAGGTGGCGATGCAGGTCAACGACATCTTCACCCTGCTGAGCATGGTCAGCTCCGGGGTCGGTTATGCCTTGCTGCCGGGACGGATTGCGGCGGTGTATGAAAACCGGGTGAAACTGATCCCGTTGCAGGAAAAGTATCGGCTTCAGCAGCACATCGGCGTGGTATTCCTGAAGGCCAAGGAGCGCGATCCGAATTTGCTGGCGTTGCTGGCGGAGTGCCGGATGTATGCCAATCGCCAGGCTTGAGACCCAGTCGCCTTCATCGCGAGCAGGCTCGCTCCCACACGGGATGGTGAACACCGATCCAATGTGGGAGCGAGCCTGCTCGCGATGAGGACAGCCCGCTCAGCGAAAATTCAAAGCCTTAGCCCAACAACCCCCGCATGATCAGATACAACAGCGAAGGCCCGAGCAAGCACCCGAGCGCCGTGTAGAACGCCGCCGTCAGGCAACCATACGGCACCAGTTTCGGATCGGTGGCCGCCAGGCCGCCGGCCACGCCGCTGGAAGTGCCCATCAACCCGCCAAAGATCACCGCACTGCGCGGATTGTTAAGGCCAATAAAAGGTGCCACGAACGGCGTCGCCACCATCACCAGGATCGCCTTGATCAAACCGGCGGCGATGGACAGCGCCATTACCTCGGAACTGGCACCGATCGCCGCGCCAGTGACCGGCCCGACGATGTAGGTCACCGCTCCGGCGCCGATGGTGGTCAGGCTCACCGCGTCGGTGTAACCGAAGGCCATCGCCACTCCGACACCGGCGATGAACGAGGTGGCCACCCCGACGAACAACGCCAGCACTCCGACGAAACCGGCGCGCTTGAGTTCCTCGACACTCACGCCGAACGCCGTGGCTACTATGGCGAAGTCACGCAGCATGGCGCCGCCCAGCAGGCCGATGCCCGAGAGCAGCGGAATGTCTACTACACCCTTCTGCCCGCCGGTCATCGCACCGCCGATGTACGACAGCACCAACCCCAGGAGAATCGCGATGGCCGAACCGTGCAGGCGGCCCTTGGTGAACGTGTCGCTGATCCAGTACGACACCCACATGGTGATGCCGACAATCGCAAAGCCACTGAGCAGACCGTAGCCGGTGATCACTTTCATCATTGATTCGTACATGGCAATCACCCGACTGTCTTGGCGGAAACATCGGTTTCAGGCCCTTTGTTGCCGATGCGCACCAGCACCGGCACCATCGCAAAGGCAATCACCACCGCCAGGGTCCCAGCCAGAATCGCCATTGGCCCGCCCTTGAGCGCGCCATAGACGTTTTGCTGGGCCGCCATCGCGACCACGATAGGAATGTAGATCGCACTCCAGAATTCCACGCCGGCTTCGGATTTGCCCTTGAACAGGCCGCGTTTGCTCAGGTAACTGCCCAGGCCGATCAACAGCAGCATCGCAATGCCGACACCGCCGACGTTGGCCGGCACGCCGATCAGTTTGCCCAGCAGCTCACCGATGAAAATACCCGCCAGGGTACAAAAGGCCAAAAACGCCACACCGTAAATAATCATTGTTGTAGTCCTCAAAGTGCATCGTCGAAGTTGTTGTTTTTGTGCTTCGCCAGCTTGAGTCGGTGGTTTAGGGTCGGCGGCGTCCCTCCTCTCTGAGCAACGTCTGCAAGGTGTCCAGGCGCGCACCGTCGAAGGCAATGACGGTGCCCTGCTCGAACACCCGACGCGCCAGTCCCGTCAAAACCGCACCGGGTGGCAGTTCGATCTGTAACCGCACGCCTCGCTCGTAGGCGCTTTGCACGGTGCCGCGCCAATCCACCACGCGGCACATGTTGAAGGCCAGGTCCTCACGCAAGGCGTCGGTGTTCACCACGGGCCGGGCACGACTGCCGCTCAGATAACCCAAAGCGGGCGCTTTCAACGGCACGTCGGCAAACGCCTGGGCCAGTGCCCGGGCCGGGACCTCCAGCAACGGGCAGTGGGACGGTACGCTCACCGCCAGCCGACACGCTTTCGCGGCGCCCTGGCGGCGTGCTCTCTCGGCAACGCTGGCCATGGCCTCGTCACTGCCAGCGATGACCACCTGGTTATCGGCATTGATGTTGGCCAGGTAAACCGGCGTCATGGCGCTGTGTACCTGCGCGAGCAACGCCTCCACTGTCGCCAGATCAAGGCCGATGATCGCCGTCATGCCGTAGCCTCGCGGATACGCCTGCTGCATCAGTTCGCCACGCAGGCTGACCAGGCGCAATGCATCATCGAACCCCAGCGCACCAGCCACCACCGCCGCCGGGTACGCGCCGATGGACAGGCCCGCGACGTAATCCGGCACAGGTGCCTGTTCCAACAATTGCCGGGCCGCCGCGACACCCGCGATCAACAGACACAGTTGTACGGCTCGGGTCGATTGCAACGCCTCGGTGCTGTCCAGCTGTCGTACGTTTTCGCCCAGCACTTCACAGGCCAGTTCCAGCAGTTGCGGCGACACGCCCTGGAGCATGCCCGCTCGCTGCGCACCCTGGCCGGGGAATACCAAAAGGCTGCTCACGCCACTTGCTCCAGCGCCGGTTGCCATGGATCGGTCACCAGACGCGCCTGAAGATTATCCTTGAGCAATACCCGCCGCGCCGAGCCGGCCCACTCGCGCAGGGCGACGGCGCCGAAGGGGGTTTGCAGTTGCATGTCCACGGCGCACGTCGAACCGTCCAGTTGTGCCAACAAATCCCTGGCCTGGATACGATCCAGCGGATCCGGTGTGCGCAGGATCAAGTCCAGATCGCTGCGTGCATGCAGCGCCTGGATGCCACTGGCCAGTTCAAATCCGGCGCTGCCGCTGACGCCCCAGATCCAGCCGCTGGCATCCAGCATTGGCCGCACTTGAGCGAGCGCCTGCAACGCCGGCAAGTCACGGCGCAATGCGACATGGCAAAGGTCCTCCGGGCGCACCCGGCGCTGGATCGCCGCCACCGGCATCGACGTGGCGTAACGCTGTTCCCGCGAGACGCCTCGCACGCCCACGGCAATGTGTCCCGGCGCGGTGATCGCTCGCCGCACCACCACCGGCTGCTCAAGGCTCAAGGACTCAATGACCCACGCCGGCGCATCCGCAGGCAACGCCTGTGGAGTCATTCCCCATAGCAGGTCGTGGGCCAGGAAGGTGCTCACCACTGCGCTCTCAACAATTGGCGAACGGTGCTGGAAGCCGCACGATGCGTCGCCCCGAGACGGCTGCTCAGGTCCCGAGGCGCACCTGCCACTTCGTTGATCGCCTGTTGCAGACAATCCCTGACCCGTGCCAGATCCGCCGCGTTTGGCTGTTCGATCTGCTCCACCGACAGGGTTTCCCAGAGCAAACCGAGGCTGGCGAAACTGTCGATGTCGTAGGCCATCGGCGGCACGCTGGCGGCCAGGGCTTCAAGCTCTTCGACGCTGCGCAGGGTTACCCGCGCCGCCGAGGCCTTGCCCATGGCGTGGACCATCACACCCGGATCACGCAAGGCGATCAACCGGTTGGCCTGATAACCGTGGGCCAGGAACGCCCCGGACATCGCCTTGCCCACCAGCAAACCAATCACCGGATGCCCGGCCAGCCGCGCTCGGGCATAACTGTCTGCGGCACCGGCCAGGGCCTGATGAATGCCGAGGGCTTCTTCGCGACGACCATAGGCCTGGCTCGGCACATCGACGATGGCAATCAGCGCGCGCTTGCTGGACGCATCACGGTCGGCGTCAATAGCCTCATCCACGGCCTTGGCCAAGCCCCAGCCTTCCAGCAAACCGACTTCGCCGTTGCGGGCACGAGGGAAACGGCTATCGGGATCGGCCACGACGGCCAACAGCCGCACGTTCTGCTCGCCCAACGTGACGTCGGCCACTTTCAGAGAAGCGGGCAATCCTGCCAACGGCGTGGCGCCGTCGCTCAGAGCCGCGAACCAGCGCAAGCCTCTCAACGAATACGAATTCATGGGCGTTCTCCCTGATACAGCTGGCGAACCGCGGCCGGTTCGATTTGCACTTCAGTGTCCAGTCGGGCCAAACGTTGCAGGAACACCTCGGCCTGACCGCTGCGGTGCTCGGCGGGTACACCCAACTGCAACAACTGGCTGACTTGCTCGCGGATCTGCGCCACGTCATCAGCCACATAGCGGTCCACCAACCCGGTGGCGAAGCGTTGCTCACCGCCGGTCAGGCTCCAGATGAACGGCCGATCACGGGAATCGTATTCGTCGATCCCGGCTTCCTGCTCGATCACTTGCGGACCGTTCAGGCCCAGTCGCGCTTCCTGGGTCACCAGCAGATAGCTGCACAGCCCGGCGGCGATGGACATGCCGCCAAAACAACCGACGCTGCCGGCCACCACACCGATGACGGGCTGGTACTGGCGCAAGTCGACAATCGCCGAATGAATCTCGGCAATCGCCGCCAGCCCCAGATTGGCCTCTTGCAGACGCACGCCGCCGGTTTCCAGCAGCAACACGGCGCGGGTCGGGATGCCCTTGCGGTTGTCTTCAGCGGCCAGCTCCAGCGCGCCGGCGATCTTCGCCCCGCCGACTTCGCCAAGGCTGCCGCCCTGGAACGCGCCTTCGATGGCCGCGATCACCACCGGCAGGCCATCCAGCAAACCCTTGGCGATCACCACACCGTCGTCGCTTTGCGGCACCACGCCCTGGCGCAGCAGCCACGGCGACATGACTCGCTGAAAGGGGTCGAGCAGCTCACGGAACGAACCGTTATCCAGCAAGGCCTTGGCCCGTTGCCGGGCACCCAGCTCGACGAAGCTGTGTTTGTTGAGCAACGCGGCGCTGTCAGTCATGGCCGATCTCCTCGAAGCCCTGTTCCAGGCGCAAACGCACCACCCCGGGGGTGGCGCCGAAATCGTGGATGTCGATCGCCAGGGCCGGCGGCATCTGGCCGTCGAACATGCGGGCGAACAGGTGTTGCCAGCGTTGTTCACTGCCGTTGACCGAGGTCTGCACCTGAATGGTCAACTTGCCCGCCAGGCCCGGCTCGATCAGCACTTCCAGGTCGCCCGAGCCGACACAGCCCACCAGCGCCCGGCCCCGTGGCGGCTGCCCGGCGGGAAATTCAAAGGATAAGGTTTGCATCAGCACACTCCTGGGAAGAGGCCATCGCCGCGCTCGATACGGTCGAGGAACAGGCAGGCGGCGAGCAAGTCAGCAGCGCCGCCGGGCGAGGCGTTCATGGCAATCAGTTGTTGGTCCAGCGCATGCAACTGGCGACGACCGCCCAGGCTGGCACTGCCACCGGCGTCGAGCACCGCTCTGGCACCGTGCTGCATGGCCTGCAAACCTGGCTCACCGGCGCGGTAGAGCACGCAGGTGTCGGCCAACGTCGTCATGATCGCCAACAAGGCATCGAGCCGGGCGTTCTGTTCTCCCGCCCCCGCCGCGCGACTGCGCTTGAGTTGTGGCAGGCCCAGGCCGGTGACGGCCGGGAATGCCAGTTGCGCTTCTTCCCGGGCACCGCGCACGCCGTAGCGTTGGGCCACTTGAGCGCCATGGCTGAAAGGTTTGGGGGCGTAGCGATCGTTGAGCAAGGCCAGGCGGGCGGCACGTAAGGTGACGGCGCTGGCGACGCTGGATTCAGGTTCCAGCGCGGCCGCAGCCACCAACAACCCCAACGCCCAGATCGCGCCGCGGTGGGTGTTCACACCATCGGTGGTAGCGAGCATCGCCGCTTCCCCCTCACGGCCGATCCGCCCAAGGGCTTCGCGCAACGGCAGGCCGATCTCGCCGCATTCAAGGGCGGCGTCGGCCATTTCCTTGAATGCCGGCCACAGCGACAGCGCCGAAGCGTGCATCAGCCCCAAGTGCAGATCGGTGTGGGCGCCATTGCCGCGCCGATCCACCAGGGCCGGTTTGGGTGACAGGTCGGCTTCGTCGATCAGCGCGTCCACGGCCATATCCGCCAAGCGCTCGGCCAAGGACAATTTTTTCGGTTGCAGGTTGAAGGCGTGCATTTACCAACTCCTGAACTTGGCGGGCGGGTTGTAGAGACCACCGGACCACTCCACCAGATCGGCCACGCTCTTGGCGGCGAGCAACTCGCGGGTGGCATCGGTGCGACGAATGCCGAGGTCTTCAGGCAGGGCAATCAAGCCTTCGCGGCGCATACGGGCAGTGTCTTTCGGGTTATGGCGCAAACCGATGGCAGTGACCCCGGCCACGGCCGCGATCATTGCCTGACGCTCTTCCAGCGAGCGGGCCTTGTACAGGTAGGCGATGCCTTCTTCGGTGAGCAAATGGGTGACGTCGTCGCCGTAGATCATGATCGGTGCCAGGGGCATGCCGGCTTTTTTCGCCACCTCCACCGCGTCGAGGGTTTCGACGAAGGTGGGTTTGCCGCCCTCCTGGAAGGTCTCGACCATCTGCACCACCAGTTTCTTGCCGCGCTCAAGCAGCGGCGCCTCACCATCGCCGTGGCGCATGTCGAGCCAGGCCGGCGTGCCGTGACGGCGCCCCCGCGGGTCGTGGCCCATGTTCGGCGCACCGCCGAAACCGGCCAGTCGGCCACGGGTCACCGTCGAAGAATGTCCGTCACCGTCCACCTGCAAAGTGGCGCCGATGAACAGGTCCACCGCGTATTGCCCGGCCAGTTGGCAGACCATGCGGTTGGAGCGCAGCGAGCCGTCATGACCGGTGAAGAACACGTCCGGCCGCGCGGCGATGTAGTTTTCCATGCCCAGTTCGGTGCCAAAGCAATGCACGCTTTCGACCCAGCCGCTTTCGATGGCCGGAATCAGGGTTGGATGGGGATTGAGGGTCCAGTTACGGCAGATCTTGCCCTTC is drawn from Pseudomonas rhizophila and contains these coding sequences:
- a CDS encoding LysR family transcriptional regulator, whose translation is MLIDEELTLKKLEVFLAFMRTGNLARAAAELQTSNVSVHRAIHSLESALRCPLFKHEGRNLTPLESAYVLEERTQKLIQDVIESVRLTREAAGFSAERFKLGSLYSLTVKTVPQLIMGLKIRRSELNIDLILGSNIDLLYKLKNMEVDAILISLDDSVNDPDCEHIELFSDDIFLATPADSAFAQRSEVDLAEVCNETFITLTQGFATHQDGNRVFKQAGFEPKVAMQVNDIFTLLSMVSSGVGYALLPGRIAAVYENRVKLIPLQEKYRLQQHIGVVFLKAKERDPNLLALLAECRMYANRQA
- the madM gene encoding malonate transporter subunit MadM, producing MYESMMKVITGYGLLSGFAIVGITMWVSYWISDTFTKGRLHGSAIAILLGLVLSYIGGAMTGGQKGVVDIPLLSGIGLLGGAMLRDFAIVATAFGVSVEELKRAGFVGVLALFVGVATSFIAGVGVAMAFGYTDAVSLTTIGAGAVTYIVGPVTGAAIGASSEVMALSIAAGLIKAILVMVATPFVAPFIGLNNPRSAVIFGGLMGTSSGVAGGLAATDPKLVPYGCLTAAFYTALGCLLGPSLLYLIMRGLLG
- the madL gene encoding malonate transporter subunit MadL, whose amino-acid sequence is MIIYGVAFLAFCTLAGIFIGELLGKLIGVPANVGGVGIAMLLLIGLGSYLSKRGLFKGKSEAGVEFWSAIYIPIVVAMAAQQNVYGALKGGPMAILAGTLAVVIAFAMVPVLVRIGNKGPETDVSAKTVG
- the mdcH gene encoding malonate decarboxylase subunit epsilon, which encodes MSSLLVFPGQGAQRAGMLQGVSPQLLELACEVLGENVRQLDSTEALQSTRAVQLCLLIAGVAAARQLLEQAPVPDYVAGLSIGAYPAAVVAGALGFDDALRLVSLRGELMQQAYPRGYGMTAIIGLDLATVEALLAQVHSAMTPVYLANINADNQVVIAGSDEAMASVAERARRQGAAKACRLAVSVPSHCPLLEVPARALAQAFADVPLKAPALGYLSGSRARPVVNTDALREDLAFNMCRVVDWRGTVQSAYERGVRLQIELPPGAVLTGLARRVFEQGTVIAFDGARLDTLQTLLREEGRRRP
- a CDS encoding malonate decarboxylase holo-ACP synthase, which translates into the protein MVSTFLAHDLLWGMTPQALPADAPAWVIESLSLEQPVVVRRAITAPGHIAVGVRGVSREQRYATSMPVAAIQRRVRPEDLCHVALRRDLPALQALAQVRPMLDASGWIWGVSGSAGFELASGIQALHARSDLDLILRTPDPLDRIQARDLLAQLDGSTCAVDMQLQTPFGAVALREWAGSARRVLLKDNLQARLVTDPWQPALEQVA
- the mdcE gene encoding biotin-independent malonate decarboxylase subunit gamma encodes the protein MNSYSLRGLRWFAALSDGATPLAGLPASLKVADVTLGEQNVRLLAVVADPDSRFPRARNGEVGLLEGWGLAKAVDEAIDADRDASSKRALIAIVDVPSQAYGRREEALGIHQALAGAADSYARARLAGHPVIGLLVGKAMSGAFLAHGYQANRLIALRDPGVMVHAMGKASAARVTLRSVEELEALAASVPPMAYDIDSFASLGLLWETLSVEQIEQPNAADLARVRDCLQQAINEVAGAPRDLSSRLGATHRAASSTVRQLLRAQW
- a CDS encoding biotin-independent malonate decarboxylase subunit beta — protein: MTDSAALLNKHSFVELGARQRAKALLDNGSFRELLDPFQRVMSPWLLRQGVVPQSDDGVVIAKGLLDGLPVVIAAIEGAFQGGSLGEVGGAKIAGALELAAEDNRKGIPTRAVLLLETGGVRLQEANLGLAAIAEIHSAIVDLRQYQPVIGVVAGSVGCFGGMSIAAGLCSYLLVTQEARLGLNGPQVIEQEAGIDEYDSRDRPFIWSLTGGEQRFATGLVDRYVADDVAQIREQVSQLLQLGVPAEHRSGQAEVFLQRLARLDTEVQIEPAAVRQLYQGERP
- a CDS encoding malonate decarboxylase subunit delta, whose protein sequence is MQTLSFEFPAGQPPRGRALVGCVGSGDLEVLIEPGLAGKLTIQVQTSVNGSEQRWQHLFARMFDGQMPPALAIDIHDFGATPGVVRLRLEQGFEEIGHD
- a CDS encoding triphosphoribosyl-dephospho-CoA synthase, which codes for MHAFNLQPKKLSLAERLADMAVDALIDEADLSPKPALVDRRGNGAHTDLHLGLMHASALSLWPAFKEMADAALECGEIGLPLREALGRIGREGEAAMLATTDGVNTHRGAIWALGLLVAAAALEPESSVASAVTLRAARLALLNDRYAPKPFSHGAQVAQRYGVRGAREEAQLAFPAVTGLGLPQLKRSRAAGAGEQNARLDALLAIMTTLADTCVLYRAGEPGLQAMQHGARAVLDAGGSASLGGRRQLHALDQQLIAMNASPGGAADLLAACLFLDRIERGDGLFPGVC